The bacterium HR34 genome includes the window TTGCCAAACATTCCCCAAGAAGATGTACCAGATGGAGGAGAAGACGACTTTATAGAACTTAAAAAATGGGGAGAGCCAACTAAATTTGATTTTGCAATAAAAGACCACTTAGATTTGGGAGAAGCGTTAGATATTATAGATGTTAAAAGGGCTACTAAAGTTTCTGGGTCTAGATTTTATTATTTAAAAGGAAAAGGGGCTTTATTGGAGTTTGCTTTGGTAAATTTTATAATTGATAAGGCCTTGAAGAACAATTTTATTCCTGTTATACCACCTGTTTTGATAAGGTATGAGATAATGAAAGCAATGGGTTATATAGACACTCCAGAAGATTTAGCAGAAAGATATTTCTTAGAAAAAGATAATTTATTTTTGGTTGGAACTTCTGAACAATCAGTTGGGCCAATGCATAAAGACGAAGTTTTCGAGAAAGATGATTTGCCAAGGCGATACATTGCTTTTTCAAGTTGTTTCAGAGAAGAGGCAGGTTCTTATGGAAAAGATATAAGAGGGATATTAAGGGTTCATCAGTTTGATAAGGTAGAGCTTTTTAGTTATGCTTTACCCGAAAAATCGAAAGAAGAGCACGAGTTTTTGGTTAATTTTGAAGAAAGTTTGTGGCAAGATCTTAAAATACCATACAGAGTTTTGCTTTTAGCAAGTAATGATATGTCAAGACCATCTTCTAAAACGATAGATATAGAAGCGTGGATACCTTCGCAAAATAAATATAGAGAAGTAAGCTCTGCTTCTAATACAACTGATTTTCAAGCAAGGAGGTTGAATATTAAATATAAAGATGAACAAAACAATTTGCGCTTTGTCCATATGTTAAACGCCACTGGTTTGCCTATTGGTAGAACTATTATAACGATTATGGAAAATTATCAAACAAAAGAAGGTAGAATAAAAGTTCCTGATGTTTTAGTAAAATATTTAGGCTTTGAAATTATATAAAAAATATGGCAACAAGCCTTGTTGTTTTACACGGATGGGGGTCAAACTCTCAAAGATGGCAAAAAGTCAAAGAATTACTTGAAAGTAAGGGAATTAGTGCTATTATCTATGACTTGCCGGGTTTTGGTTATCAAAAAGAACCAGACAGGCCTTTTAATTTAGACGATTATATAAATTGGGTTGAGAAGAATATTTTTTCTAAAGTTGATGGCGATTTTATATTACTCGGACATTCTTTTGGCGGAAGAATAGCAATAAAATACTGTGGCACTAGAGATGATAAAAGAATAAAAAAACTTATTTTAGTTTCTTCTCCTGTAAGGCCAAAGCATAAACCTTTTTATATAGATTTGATTTTGAAAGTTGCTAAAAAACTATCCTTTATTCCGTTTTTTGACAAATTGCGAATTCTTTTTTACAGAAAAATTTTGAGAGTAGAAGATTATATCAAACTAAAAGGAGTTATGAAAGAAACTTTTAAAAATATTGTTTCAGAAGATATTTCAATTTGGCTTGAAAAAATAAAAGTTAAAACTTTAATAATATGGGGTGATAAAGATAAAATTGTTTCTCCAAAATTGGGTTATGAACTAAAAGAAAGAATAAACGATTCAGAGCTAAAAATGATAAAAGGATGCGGCCACGCCCCTTATTTAACCCATCCACAGGAGTTCGCCGAGATAATTTATAGTTTTATTAAAGGTAAAAAATATTAGGAAAATTTTCAAAGTTAAAAATATATGACGTTACTTGCTTTTCTACTTAATATTATTTACTTTTTATGGTTTTTAATAATATTAAAAAAGGCATTATTGTGGACAAAATTGTGGCAAACGAAAAATTACTATGTCGGTAGAATGTTGGCACACCTCGAAACTTACAATGGGAAAAGACTTATCTATAATAAATTAACTTACATAAAAGCATTTTTTATATTATCAGTTGCGGTGTTATTTACCATAGGCTCACTTGTTAGTTTTTTTGATTTAATATTTTCTAAAACTAACATAGAATTATTTCATTATATTGCTGAAATTATTGAATCATTTGGTGTTCTACTTTTTTTCCCCTTCATCTTACCGATATTAATTGCACCTATAATCTATACATTGGAGGCAGGAAAATTTTTCTTCGATACAATAAGTGAAAAAGTAGAAAAGCCAGTTTTTACCCCAAAAGTTATTGGAATATTGATTTTATCTATTCTTATTCCTATTTTATTATTTTTTGGTTTTGATCATTTCTTATTACCTCTTTTTGATGAGATGCCATTATTGGGTTGGGGCCTAAAATTTAACTTAATGATCGTCCTAGATGGATTTATGCCCTTAATAGTCACTTTGGTTGTTTTATTCTTTTCTTTGATTACTTATTTAGTACAAAAACGAACTGAATCTGAGGTTAGGAAGAAACTAAAAGCATTAAATAACCTTAAAATTGTTGCTATTACAGGTTCTTATGGAAAAAGCACAGCAAAAGAGTTAATAGCCTTATTTTTATCTAAAAAATTTAATATTGTTAAGACAGAAAAAAATACTAATACTTCTTTTGGTATTTACGATACTATTTTAAGAGAAGTTAACGAGAATACTGATATTTTTGTGGTAGAAATAGGCGCTTACAAGAAAAATGATATTGAAAAAACATGTAAAGTTTTTGGAGATAAATTTAAGGTAGGAGTCTTAACAGGAATAAACCAGCAGCACTTAAGGGTATTCGGTTCTCAAGAAAACATAATTAAAGCTAAATTTGATATAGTAAAACAACTTCCAGAAGGTGGTGTTGGGGTTGTTAATTACAATAGTAAATTGGTTGCCCAAAATATTGACATAATAGAA containing:
- the murF gene encoding UDP-N-acetylmuramoyl-tripeptide--D-alanyl-D-alanine ligase; amino-acid sequence: MTLLAFLLNIIYFLWFLIILKKALLWTKLWQTKNYYVGRMLAHLETYNGKRLIYNKLTYIKAFFILSVAVLFTIGSLVSFFDLIFSKTNIELFHYIAEIIESFGVLLFFPFILPILIAPIIYTLEAGKFFFDTISEKVEKPVFTPKVIGILILSILIPILLFFGFDHFLLPLFDEMPLLGWGLKFNLMIVLDGFMPLIVTLVVLFFSLITYLVQKRTESEVRKKLKALNNLKIVAITGSYGKSTAKELIALFLSKKFNIVKTEKNTNTSFGIYDTILREVNENTDIFVVEIGAYKKNDIEKTCKVFGDKFKVGVLTGINQQHLRVFGSQENIIKAKFDIVKQLPEGGVGVVNYNSKLVAQNIDIIENKKKILCGSSQECDFQVINLKVEKEKVLFTIHNKSSGEKENFEIKKPGGEQLAEGFCLACAACSVFNISLSEIKESSPQVNELSHPISLYHANNLDIVASTYSSNPNSVLSIKDYVKLWGGKKVIIMPCLIELGKEAKRIHKELAMELEKVFDLSIFTTRDYEKEILKTFQNKNKVLFSSDKELILNRIKEILSDTKDSVLVLEGRSRQDIINYIFENYGINNN
- the serS gene encoding Serine--tRNA ligase; this translates as MIDIKLIRENPDYIKKALSKRKVDGKSIDNILELDKVYRENLTNLENLRAQLNKISKKVPKTDDKEPLLKQAQEIKKEISILEDKVSQIKEELDNLMYSLPNIPQEDVPDGGEDDFIELKKWGEPTKFDFAIKDHLDLGEALDIIDVKRATKVSGSRFYYLKGKGALLEFALVNFIIDKALKNNFIPVIPPVLIRYEIMKAMGYIDTPEDLAERYFLEKDNLFLVGTSEQSVGPMHKDEVFEKDDLPRRYIAFSSCFREEAGSYGKDIRGILRVHQFDKVELFSYALPEKSKEEHEFLVNFEESLWQDLKIPYRVLLLASNDMSRPSSKTIDIEAWIPSQNKYREVSSASNTTDFQARRLNIKYKDEQNNLRFVHMLNATGLPIGRTIITIMENYQTKEGRIKVPDVLVKYLGFEII
- the bioH gene encoding Pimeloyl-[acyl-carrier protein] methyl ester esterase, translating into MATSLVVLHGWGSNSQRWQKVKELLESKGISAIIYDLPGFGYQKEPDRPFNLDDYINWVEKNIFSKVDGDFILLGHSFGGRIAIKYCGTRDDKRIKKLILVSSPVRPKHKPFYIDLILKVAKKLSFIPFFDKLRILFYRKILRVEDYIKLKGVMKETFKNIVSEDISIWLEKIKVKTLIIWGDKDKIVSPKLGYELKERINDSELKMIKGCGHAPYLTHPQEFAEIIYSFIKGKKY